One region of Bacterioplanoides sp. SCSIO 12839 genomic DNA includes:
- the nadA gene encoding quinolinate synthase NadA has product MTDAVQTPQQVIREYWSKPVEVSLEERESLKQEIRELLVQEDAALVAHYYCDPEIQALAEETGGTVADSLEMARFGRDHQASTLLVAGVRFMGETAKILSPEKRILMPTLEATCSLDLGCPVEEFSQFCDQHPDRTVVVYANTSAAVKARADWVVTSSIALDVVTHLKEQGQKLIWAPDKHLGTYIEKQTGADMILWDSACIVHDEFKAKGVEDLKKVHPDAAVLVHPESPDAVVQLADVAGSTSQLIAAAKNLPNETLIVATDKAIFYKMQQEAPGKLLIEAPTAGNGATCRSCAHCPWMGMNELRNMRDVLKSGSQEILIEEGLRQRAVVSLNRMLSFNK; this is encoded by the coding sequence ATGACTGACGCAGTACAAACGCCACAGCAGGTAATTCGTGAATACTGGTCCAAGCCGGTAGAAGTTAGCCTGGAAGAACGTGAATCTCTGAAGCAGGAAATTCGTGAACTGCTGGTTCAGGAAGATGCGGCGTTAGTGGCTCATTATTATTGTGACCCGGAAATTCAGGCGCTGGCTGAAGAGACGGGCGGTACCGTTGCTGATTCGCTGGAGATGGCACGCTTTGGTCGTGACCACCAAGCCAGCACACTGTTGGTAGCGGGTGTACGTTTTATGGGTGAAACCGCCAAAATTCTCAGCCCGGAAAAACGCATTCTGATGCCGACGTTGGAAGCGACCTGTTCGTTAGACCTGGGTTGTCCTGTGGAAGAATTTTCCCAGTTTTGTGATCAACACCCGGATCGTACTGTTGTGGTGTATGCCAATACGTCTGCAGCAGTCAAAGCACGTGCTGATTGGGTTGTAACGTCCAGTATTGCACTGGATGTAGTCACACACCTGAAAGAGCAGGGGCAGAAACTGATCTGGGCGCCGGACAAGCACCTTGGCACCTATATTGAGAAGCAAACTGGCGCAGACATGATTCTGTGGGACAGCGCTTGTATTGTGCATGATGAGTTTAAAGCAAAAGGGGTTGAAGACCTGAAGAAGGTTCACCCGGATGCTGCGGTTCTGGTTCATCCTGAATCGCCTGACGCCGTGGTGCAATTGGCGGATGTTGCCGGATCGACCAGTCAGCTGATTGCTGCGGCGAAAAACCTGCCGAATGAAACGTTGATCGTTGCGACGGATAAAGCCATCTTCTACAAAATGCAGCAAGAAGCGCCAGGTAAGCTATTAATCGAGGCGCCTACAGCGGGCAACGGAGCCACTTGCCGTAGCTGTGCACATTGTCCGTGGATGGGCATGAATGAACTGCGCAATATGCGTGACGTGCTGAAAAGCGGTAGTCAGGAGATTCTGATTGAAGAAGGTTTGCGTCAACGGGCGGTTGTCAGCCTGAATCGCATGTTAAGTTTCAACAAGTAA
- a CDS encoding M48 family metalloprotease, protein MGDSASGYVSLQQEHTLGRLWLRQLRRQAPTIELPLANQFLENLIYRLIPHSEVKISDFEFVIVDQAELNAFAVPGGIIGINFGIMLHAQDEDELSSVLAHELAHLSQRHFARQIEQAEKQQPLAIATLLASILLIATNNADAGFAGLVGSQAASIQNRLAYSRDWEREADRIGMKALVGAGLDPYAMPSMFQGMVKANRYYKRPPEFLLTHPVTETRVADAAGRAENFPRRPRLISFEFDILKNIAQMRYQLKESDQQAHFEHQLTLESKNSQRYAAAQIALALIAAENDQPDQGLKVLEQIVAPYNDHTAFISLKAELLSQKKTFKEALSLLEESLVFQPEDFQLQSTFARVLMASGDYARATKQLKHLSEQRPTNPLVWRKLAEAAGKDGQTILAHRANGEYLFATGSQSKALRQMELALKQAKQQQDFHQEAAISRRVRVMANSPTSFGN, encoded by the coding sequence TTGGGCGATAGCGCATCGGGGTATGTGTCGCTCCAGCAAGAGCATACCCTGGGTCGTTTGTGGCTGCGACAGCTAAGGCGCCAGGCTCCAACCATTGAGCTACCACTGGCAAACCAGTTTTTAGAAAATCTGATTTATCGTTTGATTCCTCACAGCGAAGTCAAAATCTCAGATTTTGAGTTTGTGATTGTTGACCAGGCTGAACTGAACGCTTTTGCTGTACCTGGTGGCATTATTGGTATCAACTTTGGCATTATGCTGCACGCTCAGGATGAAGATGAGCTTTCATCGGTACTGGCTCACGAATTAGCGCACCTGAGCCAGCGCCACTTTGCCCGCCAGATCGAACAAGCCGAAAAACAACAACCTCTGGCCATCGCCACGTTACTGGCCAGCATTTTGTTAATTGCTACCAACAATGCAGACGCAGGTTTTGCCGGGTTGGTGGGCAGCCAGGCGGCTTCTATCCAGAACCGCTTGGCCTACAGCCGAGACTGGGAACGTGAAGCCGACCGTATCGGCATGAAAGCCCTGGTCGGCGCCGGACTTGACCCATACGCCATGCCCAGCATGTTTCAGGGCATGGTCAAAGCCAACCGTTATTACAAACGACCACCCGAGTTTTTGTTGACCCACCCGGTAACAGAAACCCGAGTGGCCGACGCCGCCGGACGAGCTGAAAACTTCCCACGCAGGCCGCGATTAATCAGCTTTGAATTCGATATTCTGAAAAATATCGCGCAGATGCGTTATCAGCTGAAAGAATCCGATCAGCAAGCACACTTTGAGCACCAATTAACGCTGGAAAGTAAAAACAGCCAGCGTTATGCCGCAGCACAAATTGCACTGGCACTGATCGCAGCAGAGAATGATCAGCCTGATCAGGGCCTGAAGGTACTGGAACAAATTGTTGCCCCGTACAACGACCATACGGCTTTTATCAGCCTGAAAGCCGAATTATTGTCCCAGAAAAAAACATTTAAAGAAGCATTATCACTGCTCGAAGAATCTCTGGTATTCCAGCCCGAAGACTTCCAGCTGCAAAGCACTTTTGCACGCGTTTTAATGGCATCAGGCGACTACGCCAGAGCAACAAAACAACTCAAGCATCTGTCAGAGCAACGGCCAACCAACCCATTGGTATGGCGTAAGCTGGCCGAAGCCGCTGGCAAAGATGGCCAGACAATCCTGGCCCACCGCGCCAATGGCGAATACCTGTTTGCCACCGGCTCTCAATCCAAAGCACTGAGACAAATGGAACTGGCATTAAAGCAGGCCAAGCAACAGCAGGACTTTCACCAGGAAGCAGCGATCAGCCGCCGGGTCCGGGTTATGGCAAACAGCCCAACCTCATTTGGTAACTGA
- a CDS encoding sulfurtransferase TusA family protein, whose product MSNSNSYQQRLDASGLECPMPLLKTKLALKPMQPGDVLWVTATDSGSWRDIHKFIELTHHTLINAEDNEGVYQYWIKKGA is encoded by the coding sequence GTGTCTAATTCAAATTCGTATCAGCAGCGGCTGGATGCCTCCGGACTTGAGTGTCCAATGCCATTGTTGAAAACCAAGTTGGCACTTAAGCCCATGCAGCCGGGCGATGTCTTGTGGGTGACAGCCACCGATTCAGGATCATGGCGTGATATACACAAATTTATAGAATTGACACATCATACTTTGATAAACGCTGAAGATAATGAAGGTGTTTATCAGTATTGGATTAAAAAAGGAGCCTGA
- a CDS encoding AI-2E family transporter — protein sequence MLNVVRRWIDRYFSDEEALLLLVLIASILLVIVTLGQVLAPFLTAVVLAYLLQGGMNYCKRRGLGHLGSTVVVFLLFIGVFLALLFVILPAIWQQTTQFFYELPKMASKGQALLMLLPEKYPDLVSDAQVQHWTQQIGDELARMGQLAVSFSISGITGVMAVLIYCVLVPILVFFLLKDSDAIIRWCTSFLPQKRQLLNSVWAEMDEQIANYIRGKVVEIVIVGGVTYIAFVIMGVNYAALLAIGVGLSVLIPYIGAAVITIPIALVGYFQWGWGNDFIYLMVVYGIIQALDGNVLVPLLFSEVVSLHPVAIIVAVLVFGGLWGFWGVFFAIPLATLFKAVLSAWPSGETLEPVEGE from the coding sequence ATGCTGAACGTCGTAAGACGCTGGATTGATCGTTACTTCTCGGACGAAGAAGCTCTGCTGTTGCTGGTGTTGATTGCCAGCATTTTGTTGGTGATTGTGACGCTAGGGCAAGTACTGGCCCCCTTTCTGACAGCCGTGGTGCTGGCGTATTTGCTTCAGGGCGGCATGAATTACTGTAAACGCAGAGGGCTCGGGCATCTGGGCTCTACGGTGGTTGTTTTTCTGTTGTTTATTGGTGTTTTCCTGGCGTTGTTATTTGTCATTTTGCCGGCCATCTGGCAGCAAACAACGCAGTTCTTTTATGAATTACCGAAGATGGCGAGTAAAGGCCAGGCGTTATTGATGTTATTACCAGAAAAGTATCCGGATCTTGTATCGGATGCTCAGGTTCAGCATTGGACGCAACAGATTGGTGATGAGCTGGCCAGAATGGGGCAATTGGCGGTTAGTTTTTCGATTTCGGGTATTACCGGTGTCATGGCGGTGCTGATTTATTGTGTGTTAGTGCCAATTCTGGTGTTTTTCCTGTTAAAAGATTCCGACGCCATTATTCGCTGGTGTACTTCCTTTTTGCCTCAGAAGCGTCAGCTGTTAAACAGTGTCTGGGCAGAAATGGATGAGCAAATTGCTAACTATATCCGTGGCAAGGTGGTTGAGATCGTGATTGTGGGTGGTGTGACTTACATTGCGTTTGTCATTATGGGCGTCAACTACGCGGCATTGCTGGCGATTGGTGTTGGGCTGTCGGTGTTGATTCCTTATATCGGCGCAGCGGTGATTACGATTCCGATTGCCCTGGTGGGGTATTTTCAGTGGGGCTGGGGTAATGACTTTATTTACCTGATGGTGGTTTACGGCATCATTCAGGCATTGGATGGTAATGTGCTGGTCCCCTTGCTGTTTTCAGAGGTGGTCAGCCTTCACCCGGTAGCCATTATCGTGGCTGTGTTGGTGTTTGGTGGCTTGTGGGGGTTTTGGGGCGTCTTTTTTGCTATTCCTCTGGCGACCTTGTTCAAAGCAGTGTTGTCAGCCTGGCCGAGCGGTGAAACTCTGGAGCCGGTTGAGGGAGAATAA
- the dapA gene encoding 4-hydroxy-tetrahydrodipicolinate synthase, whose amino-acid sequence MITGSMVALVTPMHDDGQIDWDNLDRLVEFHIKEGTDAIVAVGTTGESATLDTKEHCAVIERVVKVTAGRRPIIAGTGANSTSEAIELTQEAKVLGADAALLVTPYYNKPPQRGLIAHHEAIAAAADIPQILYNVPGRTACDMLPETVAALADIEQIVAIKEATGDMERARQLIDLVGDKMAVYSGDDETATELILLGGKGNISVTANVAPKLMHELCMLALDGKAEEARALNQRLMPLHNSMFCEANPIPVKWAMHKMGYMGEGIRLPLVALENRYRAKLELTLSQFDLI is encoded by the coding sequence ATGATTACCGGCAGTATGGTTGCTTTGGTAACCCCCATGCATGACGACGGTCAGATTGATTGGGATAACCTGGATCGCCTGGTTGAGTTTCACATTAAAGAAGGCACTGACGCGATTGTTGCCGTCGGTACAACCGGTGAATCTGCAACGCTGGATACCAAAGAACATTGTGCTGTTATTGAGCGTGTCGTTAAGGTTACCGCGGGTCGCCGTCCGATCATCGCTGGCACAGGTGCAAATTCCACTTCAGAAGCCATTGAGCTGACCCAGGAAGCGAAAGTTCTGGGTGCAGATGCCGCACTGTTAGTAACGCCTTACTACAACAAACCTCCGCAGCGTGGCCTGATTGCGCATCACGAAGCTATTGCCGCGGCTGCTGATATTCCACAGATTCTGTACAACGTTCCTGGGCGTACGGCCTGTGATATGTTGCCAGAAACCGTTGCCGCACTGGCCGATATTGAACAAATTGTTGCGATCAAAGAAGCGACGGGAGATATGGAGCGTGCGCGTCAGCTGATTGATTTGGTTGGCGACAAAATGGCTGTTTATTCAGGTGACGACGAAACGGCTACTGAACTGATTTTATTGGGCGGTAAAGGCAATATTTCTGTTACCGCGAATGTGGCGCCCAAGCTGATGCACGAACTGTGCATGCTGGCTTTAGATGGCAAAGCAGAAGAAGCTCGGGCACTGAACCAGCGCCTGATGCCATTACACAACAGCATGTTCTGTGAAGCCAATCCGATTCCGGTGAAATGGGCGATGCACAAAATGGGTTACATGGGCGAAGGTATTCGCTTGCCATTGGTAGCGTTAGAAAATCGCTACCGTGCCAAACTGGAATTGACGCTGTCTCAGTTTGATTTGATTTAA